A section of the Phaseolus vulgaris cultivar G19833 chromosome 8, P. vulgaris v2.0, whole genome shotgun sequence genome encodes:
- the LOC137824622 gene encoding tropinone reductase homolog produces MSETKLSLKDKRWSLHGMTALVTGGTRGLGHAIVEELAEFGAAVHICARSQEDIDKCLEQWKSKGLNVTGSVCDLLCSDQRKRLMETVGSIFQGKLNILVRFYT; encoded by the exons ATGTCTGAAACAAAGTTGAGCTTGAAAGACAAAAGATGGTCACTACATGGGATGACTGCTCTTGTTACAGGAGGAACTCGAGGCCTTGG aCATGCCATTGTTGAAGAATTGGCAGAATTTGGGGCAGCTGTTCATATATGTGCACGTAGCCAAGAAGATATTGATAAATGTTTGGAGCAGTGGAAAAGCAAGGGACTTAACGTGACGGGTTCAGTATGTGATTTGCTATGTTCTGACCAACGTAAGAGATTAATGGAAACTGTTGGCTCCATTTTTCAGGGAAAACTCAATATTCTAGTAAGATTCTACACTTAA